In one window of Desulforhabdus amnigena DNA:
- a CDS encoding P-II family nitrogen regulator, with protein sequence MKKVEAIIKPFKLDDVKEKLTALGVKGMTVSEVRGFGRQKGHTEIYRGAEYVVDFLPKIKIEVAVVDNQVPEVVDAIRSAANTGKIGDGKIFIVPLEECIRIRTGEVGEEAL encoded by the coding sequence ATGAAAAAGGTTGAAGCGATCATCAAGCCTTTCAAACTGGATGATGTCAAAGAAAAGCTCACGGCCCTCGGGGTTAAAGGAATGACCGTGTCGGAAGTTCGGGGTTTCGGTCGCCAGAAGGGACATACGGAAATCTACCGAGGCGCTGAATATGTCGTCGACTTCCTCCCCAAAATAAAAATTGAGGTTGCCGTTGTGGACAATCAGGTACCCGAAGTGGTGGATGCCATTCGTTCGGCTGCGAATACCGGTAAGATCGGAGACGGCAAGATCTTTATCGTCCCTTTGGAAGAATGTATACGTATTCGTACGGGAGAAGTGGGCGAAGAAGCCCTTTAA
- a CDS encoding NAD+ synthase, whose product MRIALAQMNPYIGDFAGNAAKIRDFIEQSRRKQCDLVVFPELALLGYPPRDLLDKPSFVLASKPYWQEIQEASKGIGVIVGAVAENKDGPGKPYHNSALFFDDGALVACAHKRLLPSYDVFDEERYFEPGKKTTWVDYKGARLGLTICEDIWNVKEYLPRPLYHCDPICELQQASVEILINISASPYHVGKAVWVSELLKQHATQSNMQVVYVNQVGGNDQLVFHGHSMVWDQSGRQVACGYDFKEDLIVYDTETLRGDLHESNLDKASEVIEALILGLKDYASKCGFKKAVLGLSGGVDSALTACLAVMALGRENVMGVAMPGPYNAPESLEDARVLSKRLGISFHEVPIGRLFDSALQSLAPVFEGFPPDVTEENLQARIRGMILMAISNKFNRLLLSTGNKSEMAVGYCTLYGDMNGGLALLGDVPKTLVYELAYKLNEIHEWIPERSLVRAPSAELRPDQKDQDTLPPYDVLDGILAAYVEERLPAEEIFSRGWDEKLVRWVINRVDSNEYKRWQAPPIIRVTTKAFGMGRRNPIAHGYREGRMPSGR is encoded by the coding sequence ATGCGTATAGCATTAGCTCAAATGAATCCATATATTGGTGATTTTGCTGGAAATGCGGCAAAAATCCGTGATTTTATCGAGCAGTCTCGAAGGAAACAATGCGATTTGGTTGTGTTCCCGGAACTCGCCCTTCTGGGCTATCCGCCACGGGATCTCTTGGATAAACCCAGCTTTGTCCTTGCCAGCAAGCCCTACTGGCAGGAAATTCAGGAAGCGAGCAAGGGAATCGGGGTCATCGTCGGGGCTGTTGCTGAAAACAAAGACGGCCCGGGTAAGCCTTATCATAATTCCGCCCTCTTTTTTGACGATGGTGCTTTGGTGGCTTGTGCGCACAAACGACTGCTTCCCTCATACGATGTTTTTGACGAAGAGCGCTATTTTGAACCGGGCAAGAAGACGACCTGGGTGGATTACAAGGGAGCGCGCCTTGGCCTCACAATCTGTGAAGATATCTGGAACGTTAAGGAGTATCTTCCACGTCCCCTTTACCATTGTGATCCCATTTGTGAACTGCAGCAAGCCTCGGTGGAGATTCTCATCAATATATCGGCTTCGCCCTACCACGTGGGAAAAGCGGTATGGGTGAGTGAACTTCTCAAGCAGCATGCAACGCAATCCAATATGCAGGTTGTTTATGTCAACCAAGTGGGAGGCAATGATCAACTGGTCTTCCATGGCCACAGTATGGTGTGGGATCAGTCAGGACGGCAGGTTGCCTGCGGGTATGATTTCAAGGAAGATCTGATTGTCTATGATACGGAAACCCTTCGGGGAGATCTCCATGAATCGAACCTTGATAAAGCAAGTGAAGTGATTGAAGCGCTGATCCTGGGGCTCAAGGATTACGCATCCAAATGTGGTTTCAAGAAAGCCGTTCTGGGGTTGAGTGGCGGTGTCGATTCCGCACTGACTGCGTGCCTGGCCGTGATGGCTCTCGGAAGGGAAAATGTCATGGGAGTCGCCATGCCGGGTCCCTACAATGCTCCGGAGAGTCTCGAGGATGCACGTGTTTTGTCGAAGCGACTGGGTATCTCTTTTCACGAAGTTCCCATTGGGCGTCTTTTCGATTCGGCCTTGCAGTCCCTCGCTCCCGTTTTTGAAGGCTTTCCCCCCGATGTAACGGAAGAAAATCTTCAGGCGCGCATCCGGGGAATGATTCTGATGGCCATTTCCAACAAATTTAACCGGCTTCTGCTCAGTACGGGAAATAAATCGGAAATGGCTGTGGGATACTGCACCCTTTATGGGGACATGAACGGGGGGCTGGCGCTCCTGGGAGATGTTCCCAAAACACTGGTTTATGAATTGGCTTATAAATTGAATGAAATCCATGAATGGATACCCGAACGCAGTCTGGTGCGCGCTCCTTCGGCCGAGTTGCGTCCGGACCAGAAAGACCAGGACACTCTGCCACCCTACGATGTTTTAGACGGCATTTTGGCAGCTTATGTTGAAGAACGTTTGCCGGCCGAAGAGATATTCTCCAGGGGGTGGGACGAAAAGCTCGTCCGATGGGTGATCAATCGTGTAGACAGCAACGAATATAAACGATGGCAGGCTCCACCCATCATCCGGGTGACTACCAAGGCTTTTGGCATGGGGAGGCGCAACCCTATTGCGCATGGGTACAGAGAAGGGCGCATGCCCTCCGGACGCTGA
- a CDS encoding sigma-54-dependent Fis family transcriptional regulator — MTENYSYLELRALHEIARVLAITGELKDQLLQTLGILSTWLGMERGMISILDLQTGEAWLDVARGVEVGTGEISYQPGEGITGKVAQTGRPMAIANLGKETLFLDRTGARKSLNRAELAFLCVPIFYQGKVVGVLSADKLAHQVENLEKEVQILSSVAELLGKVVHFRVVEEENRRLRRMLAEARRPTTNIIGRSKVIQEVLRLIDQVADTNTTVLINGETGTGKELVAKAIHENSRRRKGPLVQVNCAAMPDSLLESELFGHEKGAFTGAVTRRRGRFEEAQGGTIFLDEVGELSPIAQAKLLRVLQEREFQPLGSSRMVKVDVRVVTATNKDLEQEVAHGNFRSDLYYRLNVFPIFLPPLRERGPDILLLADYFVQKYAQEFGKEVKRISTGAIDMLMSYHWPGNVRELENCIERAVLLATGEAIDAWHLPPTLQMKPTGTQSVSRGKLEALVSAFERDLITDALKDVHGNQSQAARLLGTTKRIIQYKVEKYGVDPKRFRTKLSSGKARAKA, encoded by the coding sequence ATGACAGAAAATTACAGCTATTTGGAATTGAGAGCTTTGCACGAAATCGCTCGAGTGCTTGCCATAACGGGGGAGCTTAAAGATCAACTCCTTCAAACCCTGGGTATTCTTAGTACGTGGCTGGGTATGGAACGAGGCATGATTTCCATCCTTGACCTTCAAACGGGTGAAGCCTGGTTGGATGTGGCCCGGGGTGTTGAGGTGGGAACGGGGGAGATTTCTTACCAGCCAGGCGAGGGAATCACAGGAAAGGTGGCTCAAACGGGGCGCCCCATGGCGATCGCCAATCTGGGAAAGGAAACCCTGTTTCTCGACCGTACAGGGGCGCGTAAATCCCTGAATCGTGCGGAACTGGCATTCCTGTGCGTTCCCATTTTCTATCAGGGCAAAGTCGTGGGTGTACTTTCCGCAGATAAACTGGCTCACCAGGTGGAGAACCTTGAAAAAGAGGTCCAGATTTTGAGTTCGGTGGCAGAACTCCTGGGTAAAGTGGTTCATTTTCGTGTGGTTGAAGAAGAAAATCGCAGATTGCGACGCATGCTGGCCGAAGCCAGGCGCCCTACCACCAACATTATCGGCCGATCTAAAGTGATCCAGGAAGTTCTTCGACTCATCGACCAAGTGGCGGATACGAACACCACCGTGTTGATCAATGGGGAAACCGGGACGGGGAAAGAGCTGGTAGCCAAAGCGATTCATGAAAATAGCCGGCGACGCAAGGGGCCTTTGGTCCAGGTAAATTGTGCCGCCATGCCGGATTCACTCCTTGAAAGTGAACTCTTCGGACACGAGAAGGGGGCATTTACTGGGGCAGTCACGCGCAGGCGCGGCCGATTTGAAGAGGCACAGGGCGGGACCATCTTCCTGGATGAGGTGGGTGAATTGTCCCCCATTGCTCAGGCAAAACTGTTGCGTGTGCTTCAGGAACGCGAGTTCCAGCCTTTGGGTTCTTCACGAATGGTGAAAGTCGACGTGCGAGTCGTCACTGCAACAAATAAGGACCTCGAACAGGAAGTTGCCCACGGAAATTTTCGTTCCGACCTTTACTATAGGCTCAACGTTTTCCCCATTTTTTTACCACCCTTGAGAGAAAGAGGACCGGATATCCTTTTGCTGGCAGATTATTTTGTTCAGAAATATGCTCAGGAATTTGGAAAAGAGGTCAAGCGTATTTCGACTGGGGCCATAGATATGCTCATGTCCTACCACTGGCCGGGGAATGTGCGGGAATTGGAAAATTGTATTGAACGCGCCGTACTTTTGGCTACCGGTGAGGCCATTGATGCCTGGCATTTACCACCCACACTCCAGATGAAACCCACGGGAACGCAAAGCGTGAGTCGCGGAAAACTGGAAGCGTTGGTGAGCGCCTTTGAACGGGATCTCATCACCGATGCTCTCAAAGATGTCCATGGAAATCAATCTCAGGCGGCACGGTTGCTGGGAACAACCAAAAGGATCATTCAATACAAAGTCGAAAAATACGGAGTCGATCCCAAGAGGTTTCGCACGAAGCTCTCAAGCGGCAAAGCACGCGCCAAAGCCTGA
- a CDS encoding DUF4301 family protein produces MKGFSFIDADYLQMESLGITEEQVRRQIEIFEKSSYFVHLKHACVLGNGIQIIPASEKDRYLQLHFEAARKGRFLKFVPASGAATRMFQSLMQIYHMPQFLEFNELQRRAGQGVAVACDFIRFVEELFHFPFIDDLEDVLARDGFDLDMLVRERRFLTILEYLLTDYGLNYSSLPKGLLKFHRYKNGSRTAFEEHLVEAADYLGNGNGVCCLHFTVSPEHEQRFLELLDVVEGCYENRFEMHYSIDFSYQKPSTNTIAVDMFNRPFRDRHGHLLFRPAGHGALLENLNDLQGDLIFIKNVDNVVPDNLKEDTVVWKRILGGYLVEIQNLVFDTIRKLKQESSESDVEKAASFARERLSIRFPETYEYMPLEKRRDLLLRKLNRPIRVCGVVRNVGEPGGAPFWVENKNGTLSLQIVEKAQVDFSQSDQEQIWMSSTHFNPVDLVCGVRDYEGKPFNLGYYVDPETVFISRKFKEGRELKALELPGLWNGSMADWITVIVEVPRTTFNPVKTVFDLLKPEHLSGFEQN; encoded by the coding sequence ATGAAGGGTTTTTCTTTTATTGATGCTGATTATCTGCAGATGGAATCTTTGGGAATCACTGAAGAACAGGTCAGGCGTCAAATTGAAATTTTTGAAAAATCTTCCTACTTCGTCCATTTGAAACACGCTTGCGTTCTCGGCAACGGCATCCAGATCATTCCAGCATCGGAAAAAGACAGGTATCTTCAGCTTCATTTTGAAGCAGCCCGTAAAGGCCGGTTTTTGAAATTCGTCCCTGCCTCCGGTGCTGCGACTCGCATGTTCCAATCACTCATGCAGATTTATCATATGCCACAGTTCCTTGAGTTCAATGAACTCCAGCGAAGAGCCGGACAAGGGGTCGCGGTAGCCTGTGATTTCATTCGATTTGTAGAAGAACTTTTTCACTTCCCCTTTATTGACGATTTGGAGGATGTTCTTGCACGAGATGGCTTTGATCTGGATATGCTCGTCAGAGAGCGCCGTTTTCTTACAATCTTAGAGTATCTTCTCACGGATTATGGGCTCAACTACAGTTCCCTACCAAAAGGATTGTTGAAATTCCATCGGTATAAGAACGGGTCCCGAACGGCTTTCGAAGAACATCTTGTAGAAGCGGCCGATTATTTGGGCAATGGAAATGGTGTGTGTTGTCTTCATTTTACCGTTTCTCCCGAGCACGAGCAGAGATTTCTCGAACTTCTGGATGTCGTAGAGGGCTGCTATGAAAATCGTTTTGAAATGCATTACTCCATCGACTTTTCTTATCAAAAACCCTCCACAAACACTATTGCTGTGGATATGTTCAATCGCCCCTTCAGGGATCGGCACGGACATCTACTTTTCAGGCCCGCAGGCCACGGAGCCCTTCTGGAGAATCTCAACGACCTTCAGGGAGATCTGATATTCATTAAAAATGTGGACAATGTGGTCCCTGACAATTTAAAGGAAGATACCGTCGTATGGAAACGGATTTTAGGAGGTTACCTCGTTGAAATTCAGAATTTGGTTTTCGATACCATTCGAAAGCTCAAGCAGGAATCTTCCGAATCCGATGTGGAAAAGGCGGCTTCCTTTGCACGGGAAAGGCTCTCGATTCGTTTTCCGGAAACATATGAATATATGCCTTTGGAAAAGCGAAGGGATTTACTCTTACGCAAACTCAATCGTCCCATAAGAGTGTGTGGAGTGGTGCGTAATGTAGGTGAACCCGGAGGAGCTCCTTTCTGGGTGGAAAATAAAAACGGAACCCTCTCTTTGCAGATTGTGGAAAAGGCTCAAGTAGATTTCAGTCAATCGGACCAGGAACAGATTTGGATGTCGTCCACACATTTCAATCCAGTGGACTTGGTTTGTGGCGTACGCGACTACGAAGGAAAACCATTTAACCTGGGATATTACGTGGATCCGGAAACCGTTTTCATCTCCAGGAAGTTCAAGGAAGGCAGGGAACTCAAAGCATTGGAACTTCCCGGCCTATGGAATGGGTCGATGGCTGACTGGATCACGGTGATAGTTGAAGTGCCCAGGACCACCTTCAACCCGGTTAAGACGGTCTTTGATTTGCTCAAGCCTGAACATTTATCGGGATTTGAACAAAATTAG
- a CDS encoding peptidylprolyl isomerase → MRQRTATWILLLTISFVLAISTPFAFAKEKSPQKETASKEKAAGEKDGKKDAVNDTKDVKKEPAASVNGTIIYMAELDSEMNRYERQMSMTGQAPDAAKLAEMKKKVLDSLISRELLRQESQKLGIKVDPAEVSAQMDTLKKRFPNETEFVSTLKKMNLTEDKLKEQFAQDMAIKKMIDEKVSDKVTITPEEIKAFYDGNPDLFKAPEMVRASHILIKVDQKATPEEKAKAKEKIVAVQERIKKGEDFAAVAKEVSECPSSANGGDLDFFQRGQMVGPFEDAAFALKPGDVSDIVETQFGYHLIKVTDKKEAGVTPYDEIKSKIEQHLKQEKVNKELTAYVDQLKTQAKIEVFLR, encoded by the coding sequence ATGAGGCAACGAACCGCGACATGGATCTTATTGTTAACTATTTCTTTCGTTTTGGCCATTTCAACTCCCTTTGCTTTTGCAAAAGAGAAGAGTCCCCAAAAGGAAACAGCCTCCAAGGAGAAAGCGGCTGGGGAAAAAGATGGTAAGAAAGATGCCGTTAATGATACAAAGGATGTCAAAAAAGAGCCGGCCGCATCAGTGAATGGAACCATCATATACATGGCGGAACTCGACTCGGAAATGAACCGTTATGAAAGGCAAATGAGCATGACGGGGCAAGCCCCTGATGCGGCAAAACTGGCAGAAATGAAAAAAAAGGTTCTGGATAGTCTTATCAGTCGTGAACTGTTGAGACAGGAAAGTCAGAAGCTTGGCATTAAGGTAGATCCTGCTGAAGTAAGCGCGCAGATGGATACCCTGAAGAAAAGGTTCCCCAATGAGACTGAATTTGTGAGTACCCTCAAGAAAATGAATCTTACTGAGGATAAGCTCAAAGAACAGTTCGCACAGGATATGGCCATCAAGAAAATGATCGACGAAAAGGTTTCCGATAAGGTGACGATTACTCCGGAGGAGATAAAGGCGTTTTATGATGGAAATCCCGATCTTTTCAAAGCTCCTGAGATGGTTCGAGCCAGTCATATTCTTATCAAGGTAGATCAGAAAGCCACTCCTGAAGAGAAGGCAAAAGCTAAGGAAAAAATTGTAGCCGTTCAGGAACGTATCAAGAAGGGCGAGGATTTTGCTGCTGTGGCCAAAGAGGTTTCTGAGTGTCCAAGCAGTGCCAATGGAGGCGATTTGGATTTCTTCCAACGAGGTCAGATGGTGGGGCCTTTCGAGGATGCGGCATTTGCTTTGAAACCGGGTGATGTGAGCGATATTGTTGAAACCCAGTTTGGCTATCACCTGATCAAGGTGACGGATAAGAAAGAAGCCGGCGTCACTCCCTACGATGAAATCAAGTCCAAGATTGAGCAGCACCTGAAGCAGGAAAAAGTCAACAAAGAACTGACTGCCTATGTGGATCAACTCAAAACACAGGCCAAGATCGAGGTCTTTCTAAGGTAG
- a CDS encoding cold-shock protein translates to MAEGRVKWFNEKKGYGFIETDAQGDVFVHYSAIDGSGFRTLAEGESVRFDVEQGSKGPQAVNVKRLQ, encoded by the coding sequence ATGGCGGAAGGCCGAGTAAAGTGGTTCAATGAGAAGAAAGGCTATGGTTTTATTGAAACAGATGCTCAGGGCGACGTGTTTGTCCACTATAGTGCTATCGATGGCTCCGGGTTCCGTACCCTTGCTGAGGGGGAATCCGTTCGATTTGATGTGGAACAGGGTTCAAAAGGGCCTCAAGCGGTCAATGTAAAAAGGCTACAGTAA
- a CDS encoding GNAT family N-acetyltransferase, whose translation MSVRFETFSRVEDIDKHMWNRLAADASPLMDWEYLYALEKSGSVSEEGGYRPFHIVAYWDEEPIAIAPLYIRDRAWVEFGDGGLLEFLTELTGIPYHVGVLGTVPFTPVPGYQFLHSKGIATFKIYKQILQYIDFFCSSKGFATSRIYFLSDSTLEMRSLFVGNGYIAIKNKYYLWFNRNFRTFDDYLLSFKSSRRTKIKRELRTVRQQDIEIRMIPGTEVPESYYEEMYDLYLQTWIKHMGRDIRPFLNRDFFQLLEKNFRHRCSFSVATQSGKKLAMALFYYKGSTLYGRYWGCYEEIPFLHFATCYYYPIEYAIREGYAMMDPGFGGEHKLIRGYEVVPVYHYIKFHGKKQREVAETVMQKLRAHYTLPFESLEDGQKSP comes from the coding sequence ATGTCGGTTCGATTCGAAACTTTTTCCCGGGTGGAGGATATTGACAAACACATGTGGAATCGATTAGCTGCCGACGCCAGTCCGCTGATGGATTGGGAATATCTTTATGCCCTTGAGAAGTCGGGTTCTGTATCGGAAGAAGGAGGATATCGCCCCTTCCACATTGTCGCCTACTGGGACGAGGAACCAATTGCTATTGCTCCTCTCTATATACGCGACCGCGCCTGGGTTGAATTTGGAGACGGGGGGTTGCTGGAATTCCTTACCGAACTGACAGGCATACCTTATCATGTTGGAGTTTTGGGTACTGTCCCTTTCACACCGGTTCCAGGATATCAATTCCTGCATTCGAAGGGAATTGCGACTTTTAAGATCTATAAGCAGATCCTGCAATACATCGATTTCTTTTGCTCGTCCAAGGGATTCGCGACCAGCCGTATTTATTTTCTTTCGGATTCCACACTCGAAATGCGATCCCTCTTTGTGGGAAACGGGTATATAGCGATCAAAAATAAATACTACCTTTGGTTCAATCGAAATTTCAGGACCTTTGACGATTATCTCTTGTCATTTAAGTCCAGCCGCAGGACAAAAATCAAAAGAGAATTACGGACAGTACGTCAGCAGGACATAGAGATACGTATGATTCCGGGTACGGAAGTTCCTGAATCCTATTATGAAGAAATGTATGATTTGTATCTACAGACATGGATCAAACATATGGGGAGGGACATAAGGCCTTTCCTTAACAGGGATTTTTTCCAACTTTTGGAGAAGAATTTCCGGCACAGATGTAGTTTCTCTGTGGCGACTCAGTCAGGTAAAAAGCTTGCTATGGCTTTGTTTTATTACAAAGGAAGCACGCTGTACGGCAGATATTGGGGATGCTACGAGGAGATTCCTTTCCTGCATTTTGCGACTTGTTATTATTATCCTATCGAGTATGCAATCCGTGAAGGGTATGCCATGATGGATCCGGGGTTCGGGGGAGAGCACAAGCTTATCCGCGGATATGAGGTCGTGCCCGTATATCACTACATCAAGTTTCATGGAAAAAAACAACGTGAGGTTGCCGAGACAGTCATGCAAAAACTACGTGCTCATTATACATTGCCCTTTGAGAGCCTTGAAGATGGGCAAAAGAGTCCCTGA
- a CDS encoding dipeptidase translates to MIPQEILNKMDGNRRRYVDELLSFLRIPSVSTYSQNAPDVRRAGEWILNHLKRLGFQAKIYSTAGHPIVLGERCEMPGRPTLLIYGHYDVQPPEPIDEWRTPPFNPVIQDGYVYGRGATDDKGQFFTYLKAIEAVLAVESKLPINVKVLVEGEEEIGSPNLVPFLKSRADDLKADAVAISDGSQFTHGIPAITYSLRGLSYLQLEIQGPRFDLHSGVFGGVITNPVQALSDIISKLKKDDGTVAIPGFYDNVLPLEKWERDEMANLQFDEDSLKAYLGVQELTGEEGYTPLERKSARPTLDVNGIWGGFAGEGAKTIIPAKAGAKISMRLVPNQRSERINRLFREFIHSITPRGVTVNITELHGADPVLVSRDEKNVQAAAKAIETGFGKSPVFIREGGSIPIVNLLKEVLGFESILLLGWGSPDDGAHSPNERFLLDDFHRGIRSAAALLYELAL, encoded by the coding sequence ATGATTCCTCAAGAAATTCTAAACAAAATGGATGGAAATCGTCGGCGATATGTGGATGAGTTATTGAGTTTCCTGCGTATTCCCAGTGTGAGCACCTATTCTCAAAACGCACCCGATGTTCGACGTGCAGGTGAGTGGATTTTGAATCATCTCAAGAGACTTGGATTTCAAGCTAAAATTTACTCCACAGCAGGACATCCCATTGTTTTGGGCGAACGCTGTGAAATGCCGGGCCGCCCCACCCTCCTCATTTATGGGCATTATGATGTTCAACCCCCGGAACCCATCGACGAATGGCGTACCCCCCCGTTCAACCCCGTCATACAGGATGGATATGTATATGGTCGTGGCGCAACGGATGATAAAGGGCAGTTTTTTACCTATCTCAAAGCCATCGAAGCCGTTCTTGCCGTCGAATCCAAACTCCCCATCAATGTAAAAGTGCTTGTAGAAGGAGAGGAGGAAATTGGGAGCCCTAACCTTGTGCCTTTTCTGAAGTCACGAGCAGACGATCTGAAGGCGGACGCTGTCGCTATTTCCGACGGTTCACAATTCACGCATGGAATTCCCGCCATAACTTATAGTTTAAGGGGATTATCCTATCTGCAACTCGAGATCCAGGGGCCTCGTTTTGATCTCCATTCCGGGGTGTTTGGCGGAGTCATCACAAACCCGGTACAAGCTCTTTCAGACATTATCAGCAAACTCAAAAAAGACGATGGCACGGTAGCTATACCGGGATTCTATGATAATGTATTACCACTTGAAAAATGGGAAAGAGATGAAATGGCCAACCTGCAGTTTGATGAAGACAGCCTCAAAGCCTACCTGGGAGTGCAAGAGTTGACGGGAGAGGAAGGCTACACCCCCCTGGAACGCAAATCGGCTCGTCCCACCCTGGACGTCAACGGGATCTGGGGAGGCTTTGCGGGTGAAGGCGCCAAGACCATCATTCCAGCCAAAGCCGGTGCAAAAATAAGCATGCGCCTGGTGCCCAACCAGAGGTCGGAACGAATCAACCGTCTGTTTCGAGAATTCATCCATTCCATTACGCCACGGGGTGTTACGGTGAACATAACGGAATTGCATGGGGCTGATCCCGTTCTAGTTTCCCGCGACGAAAAAAATGTTCAGGCGGCAGCAAAAGCCATTGAAACGGGTTTTGGGAAATCTCCTGTTTTCATCCGCGAAGGGGGGTCGATACCCATTGTGAATCTCCTCAAGGAGGTTTTGGGATTTGAAAGCATTCTGCTTTTGGGATGGGGTAGTCCAGATGATGGTGCACACTCCCCCAATGAACGTTTTCTGCTGGATGACTTTCACCGCGGCATTCGATCCGCTGCGGCCTTACTCTACGAACTGGCACTTTAG
- a CDS encoding CoA-transferase subunit beta, whose translation MTGNFKPTELMVIRCAQEIIDGEVVFAGVGLPLLVIGFAMATHAKNIILFTEGGSIRATPPPGLAITVDDPALFCKGDGTFGMLATMAALQRGEVDVAFIGGAQIDKYGNINSTGVGNWNKPETFTYFAGSGGASDMAACGKRILAIIPQDPKRFVERVDYLSAPGFLDGPGARERLDMQGNGPSVVVSTMGVYKFDSHTKEMYLSEYFPGQSVEKIRANCSFDLDVAHDVKETEEPSEDELTILRDLDPTSFYLS comes from the coding sequence ATGACCGGCAATTTTAAACCGACCGAACTGATGGTCATTCGATGTGCGCAAGAAATTATCGACGGTGAGGTTGTCTTCGCTGGAGTCGGATTGCCCCTTTTGGTTATCGGCTTTGCTATGGCCACTCATGCAAAAAATATCATTCTGTTTACGGAGGGAGGTTCTATCAGGGCGACTCCTCCTCCCGGGTTAGCCATCACGGTGGATGACCCCGCATTATTCTGTAAGGGCGATGGAACCTTTGGAATGCTCGCGACCATGGCTGCCCTTCAGCGTGGCGAGGTGGATGTCGCGTTTATTGGCGGAGCGCAGATCGATAAATACGGAAACATCAATTCTACTGGAGTGGGGAACTGGAATAAGCCGGAGACCTTCACTTATTTTGCGGGAAGCGGAGGAGCAAGTGATATGGCTGCCTGCGGCAAAAGGATTTTGGCCATTATTCCGCAGGATCCCAAACGTTTTGTGGAGCGGGTCGATTACCTGTCGGCACCCGGCTTCCTTGACGGCCCTGGGGCGAGAGAACGCTTGGACATGCAGGGAAATGGCCCGTCTGTTGTCGTGAGCACAATGGGGGTCTATAAATTTGATAGCCATACCAAAGAAATGTATCTGTCCGAATACTTTCCGGGACAATCGGTGGAAAAAATCAGGGCCAACTGTTCTTTTGACCTGGATGTAGCTCACGATGTAAAAGAGACGGAAGAACCATCCGAAGATGAATTGACAATCCTGAGAGACCTTGACCCAACCAGCTTTTACCTCAGTTAA
- a CDS encoding CoA transferase subunit A, with amino-acid sequence MSVDKRMTLKEAVSKFILEGDTLYYGGFQIMVPMALTYEIIRQRKKHLNILSTSTDAGGLDLLVAAGCIDEMHLAWAMNWCARAPHAIQRAFQDGELKRHDISNFGATGALMAGYLGVPFFPVRGNIGTDVVKYNSADVRIIDDPFTGKPITVVRAWRADVALIHAQRADHLGNVVAWGTHGNGDQHGAMGSKRGVIVTAEEIVDPEMVRSDPDRTLIPYYKTLAVVPCPWGAHPSACRGFYGLDVRFAQYQGKYMKKKEIVPHFLNEWIYGVKDHKAYIQKYVNTFGQEALERLKPILGFKPQMEVDYGYHDPNIWEGVPPYTDMHIRG; translated from the coding sequence GTGAGCGTAGACAAAAGGATGACACTCAAGGAAGCGGTGTCCAAATTCATCCTCGAGGGGGACACTCTTTACTATGGTGGATTTCAAATCATGGTCCCCATGGCATTGACTTACGAAATTATCCGGCAAAGAAAGAAACACCTCAATATTCTCAGCACCTCTACAGATGCGGGGGGATTGGATCTCCTGGTGGCTGCCGGTTGCATCGACGAAATGCATCTTGCGTGGGCTATGAACTGGTGTGCCAGGGCTCCTCATGCAATCCAACGCGCTTTTCAGGATGGGGAACTGAAAAGACACGACATTTCAAATTTCGGAGCGACCGGCGCGCTCATGGCCGGGTATCTTGGGGTGCCCTTTTTCCCGGTTCGAGGAAATATCGGCACAGATGTGGTCAAATACAATAGCGCTGATGTCAGGATTATCGACGACCCTTTTACCGGCAAGCCGATCACAGTAGTTCGCGCCTGGCGCGCAGACGTAGCCCTTATCCACGCCCAGCGTGCCGACCATCTTGGCAATGTCGTGGCCTGGGGGACCCACGGGAATGGAGATCAGCATGGGGCTATGGGAAGCAAACGGGGCGTCATTGTGACTGCGGAAGAAATTGTAGATCCGGAAATGGTGAGGAGCGATCCGGACCGAACCCTGATCCCCTACTATAAGACCCTGGCTGTTGTGCCATGCCCATGGGGAGCTCATCCTTCGGCTTGTCGCGGCTTTTACGGTCTTGATGTTCGATTTGCACAATATCAAGGAAAGTACATGAAGAAAAAGGAAATCGTTCCGCACTTCCTGAATGAATGGATCTATGGTGTAAAGGATCATAAGGCTTATATACAAAAATATGTCAATACATTTGGTCAGGAAGCTCTGGAAAGGCTAAAGCCCATTTTAGGCTTCAAGCCCCAGATGGAAGTCGACTATGGGTATCACGACCCCAATATCTGGGAAGGGGTGCCTCCGTACACAGATATGCACATCAGGGGATAA